TTTGAAAATAACAACTTCAAGATAAGAatccatatataaatacaattgggtaaacaattaaatttggataaaaataattaatattgattGAAGAGTTcgtttagaaataatttaaagaTATCTAAtatttggattaaaaataagtaatgtAGAAGTACCtaaagtttatattaaatacatattatggagaaaagagtttatggagtacaatttagaaatattttaaatttgaattaaacataaataatatttagagTAAGATTTGACATAGAAATAGAATTTagaattatatttgtttgaaTCTAGTGTCATTGCCTTATCATCACGATTACCGTACCTCTCGACGGTGTGCGCGACCGCTAACCAATACTggaatatataaatttgattgCAACAAGTAGCTAATGTTTATCCCGCCAGGAGTTACTGGTAGCTCTTGTTTGACAATGTCAAGAcaaccaaatataaaaaaaatgttaagtAACCCTCGTCACGTTTCCGAAGTAAATTGCCAAACCTCTTTTGCGAAAGCTAGCGCAGGCACGCGGGCCGGGTACGTAATTCACGACACGAGCCGAGAATTCCAGCAGCATTAGCTGTTTGGTATGAAATCAAAGGTTGATCACAAAAGTTTAGCCAAGCTAGCTACCGCTAGAAAAACTTGGTTAGGGATAGGTGTAGGGTAGGTCAAATTCAAACACCTGAAAATCGTACCATACATACATGTGGCACGTTTAGAACCGAGACAACGTGCTCCGGCTAGCATCGATAGGAGCGCGTGGCACGTGTTCTGCTTGTACCCAGCGATGCACATACGCACACTTTTCCAAATGAATTCTCGGCTAGAAAATCGTCTCCCTGCTGCTTAGTTTTGCACGCCGGTCCGCCGACCCATGCATCGCACCCACCCTAATCCAAGAAAGCAAGGTCAACAAACTGGttatttttatagtcttttcttaGTCCAcctatatactagttagctcttcagacccacatgtcactttTATAGAGCTTTTTGTTCCTATGcccaagctagctataagctaATAGCATGTTTATTCTCTCTTATCCCTTTTTCTTCACATAAACATATAATCAGCTTATAGTTTACTATTATAGTTACTTTATAGTTTACTATTATAGTTCCTCTAAGCTAAGCTGAGCTCGACGCCGATCGATATACATGCTGCTCGATCAGAACAAAAACCCGTGGCCATCCATCCCATCACAGCTCGTCAGAACGTATGGTCCTCTGTGCCGTTACGTGCTCGTCGCCAACAGGGGAGCCGCcaagctagcttagctagctccCAATTCCCGATGCGTTCTCCCGACTCTCAAAGCACCCCGCACATAGCTAATGATTACAAAGGGCTCAGTAGCACTTGAGGTTCTGGGTTTGATTTCTAGTTAGAGCGAATTTTTCAGGACTCTAACGGCTTTATACTTTCAGTGACAGACGACGTACTCATCGACAACAAGACGTCTACAGTGACTTCGTCAaaagatataatttatatgcgTGCGTTAATATACGTGCGTTATGAGCGTCTATATGATACtttgttcttaaaaaaacactcTCAAAGCACCCCGAGCTGATCGGCGCATGTTCGGCAGACAGCAGGCGGCAGCTGTTTGTCAGGCACTCACGGCGGCAAACCAACAAAAGCCGCGAGCGAAAGACAAAAGGGCGCACGCACTAACACGGGCAGCAAGGTCACGCACGTGTATtccttccaatttttttttttgttccagCGACTAATTTTACACGAGCGCCACCAGcgttttcctttcctttttcgtTTGCAACGAGGGCCGcggagaatttttttatttttaaaaacatttttaagaaataattttattactaaatctctgggaaaaatatttctaccgtatgaaccttttggtcatgCCACCAACATTAGCGTGGCCAAACGGTCTGTCACGCCACCGACAATGACGAGGCAAGACTATCACATCATGGCACGTCGATTAGGCTACGTGGCAGCATTATCTTATCACaccaatgttggtggcgtgaccaaaagatttagatttaaaaatatttttttcagaggTATAGTAATagaattatttcttaaaaatgtttaaaaaataaaaaaatttcggcCGCGGATGGCGTGACCACCGCCACGTACCGTGCCGCGTATACCTCGTCCATCGATCGGTCGATGGATGCGTGCGTGCAGGGCGTGAGTCCAAATCTTCGGTTTGATTTCCGGCGGCCGTTCAACAACGCGGCAAAGATCTCCCGTGTGGCCGGGGAAGTCCAGTTCGACTCCTCTCTCCTTTGATAGATTGCGGTCACTTTCGGAGAGGTCGCAGGGATAGGCAGCACGGTTGCACACCCACTTGCTACGGGTCGTCTCGCCTGTCTCCGTTTTCCCGATGACCATTCAATGGTCCATCCGACCGTGTCGTGCCGTGACGGTTTCATACATTCACgtcattttttggtttttttctttaaaacccgaataatatatttacaaatgaaaaagattgtgaatatttttatacacatatttttagatctaaaagtaaaggctATAAAATAGGTTATGATGACAAAACTTAAACaccctaaatttaaagtttaattttttaaatttaggtttataagtataaataagaGCGAAAAAGAAGATATCCGTTAATCGCTAGCTTTCTCATCGTCGAACCGCCGGCCGGTTTCGGCGCCATTGGGTCTCTAGACTATCTGCTACGCTGATGTCGATGATGAGCTCATGTCCGCCGTCCAGTTCGTTTGCACCCAACAGAGAGTAAAAAAGAGAGTAAAAagtggttatatatatatatataatttttgaaaatcataaaaagaagaaagaaaatgagtcCACAAAAATAGGAAATCAATATTAAGTGGTCTTAAAAGCAGAAAATTaatgaaaggaaaaggagaaatAAAGAAGATAATATATGCATAGTACCCTCTAtgttatatgacgccgttgacttttattttACGTtggaccattcattttattaaaaaaattatttaattattttgtgataattgatttcttattatagaaattttaagtatgacttatagttttatatatttgaataaattttttaaataagataaatgatcaagatctaaagtcaacgacgtcatataaaaatcataaaggTAGTAGCTGACTAGTTATCAAACACAACGTTGGCATCATGACGGGTAGCAGAACCACATCTATCCAATGCATAGCTAAGGGTATTATAGCTCAATAAGGAAGAAGGTAGCACCAGGAACACAACAAACTTAAGAAGGAAAGtgaagggggtgattgttcgCCAGACggtatatttgaaataaaaaataatttatgtataaaacttttatatatgtattcttagtgatctaaactattcttagtgatctaaaattcaagactgaaaaataaacgtcagtgaaaaaaactttaatttaaggttgaaaatttaaattttggcttatgagcataagcaaaagtgaaaaagcaattttaccatccttgagaaggtactatgaggtaccactgtttttcataaaaaatttggtacctcatagTACCTTATCAAGAATGGGAAAAATGCTCGAAGTGAAAAGATTGGTGTGAGAGCTTGATGGCGAAGATAGTTTGTTAGTGCTTGGTTGGGATAGGCAAATTGGAAGAGGATGCATGTCATCCCATGTTTAATACTCAGTCTCCATGGTGTGATCACTCCCAATGCTCCTCGATGGCATCTCTATCTTCCATACTAGTTGATATCCCGCGCGTTGCGGTGAGAATTTGTAGAAATCGATGTGTTACGTATATGCAGCTAGACAATAGCAAAAGATGATTGcacttaatatttttgttatagaaCATTTAGAGCAAAACGTTCTGAATATTGTACAATGCATTAAATTATGTAATCATGCAATCGTTGCATATGTTTTTTACTTCTTGTGTTCTGAATATTAGGTAATTATGCATTGGCTCTAGATCAAACTGTTTTTTACTTTCTGACAAACTCATATAGAATCATGTCTAGGAGTGACAAGACCAAGATCAATGGATTCTTTCACAACCAAATTCATTcctaatatgtttttagctcaaatgtttataaaatttcagcCCACATCTTTTTAAAACTTcgcttaaattttataggccaACAAATTACACCTATTACCATCCCCTGTAATAATGGCCTAGTGCCAACAATATTGCTACACTGAGAAcattaatgaaaaaagaagCACCAGGTAGGGAAGAAGGGGAGCATTGTTTGGATGGGGAAGAGAATGAGAAGTGTTACAGAAAACGCATCAATTAAAAAGGGATTAGACAACAACAGTTTCATGTGAGGGCAACAAAgagggaaggggagagggCTGCAAACATCAAGAAGAGCAACGATAAGCTGTTGGCCCAAAGCAGTCGAACCATCATTTAGATGGATATTACTAATTGTACTTATTGGGGGTGAACTTTAATAGGTATATGAAGAGATGAAATATATGGtcatgtgaaaaaaatctagagCTCACCGGATTTGTTCGGACGGCTGTGATTTAACAATGATGTGGCCTCCTAGAAATCAAGCTTTATGGCTGAACTATATATAGTAAGAGTAGATATGGAAACTCGTCTTGTTAACTCAGTGAAACAAGCCATCTCATCGAGTAGGGTGTGGGTGTTAACTTGATTGACCAACTCCAACAGACTCTCTATCTTCACTCTTCAAATTTGGCAAGGGGATGATGACTGGTGGGACCATGGATAGCAATTTTGCTAATAGAAGAATGACTTGCCAAATTTGACCATATATTAAGGGAccatatttaaccattcaaaTGGCATactaaggccacgttcggcaaCCCCTCTTATTTACCTAGATTCACTTGTTTTTTGTGCATGtgttttccgaactgctaaacagtgtgttttttttaaaaatggtctataagaaagttgctctaaaatatcatattagtttttttaatttttataactattatttaattaattatatactgatctaatatcatatttttcacacCGGATAATATACCTCAAgctgaacacggcctaagtcaAATAGTTAATCTTTTGGAGgataattttttacaaattgaaaaaatttagtatagcAAGTGAGATGAGTAATCTCTTAAAGATGCTCTTAACAAATTGAGAACAACACACATTTAACCTTGGGGGACTTTAAAAATAGGGGCTATTGCTGAAAATGCTCTTAGTGAtagcaaaacaaatcaaactaCCTCATTTAtgagttatttaaaaagttatccCTATATACATCCTAAATATACAGTAACTTTTTAACTATTATTTCGATAAGTGCTTAACCAGTAAATACTAGTATACTGTAGAACGGAGATATAATTCATTAAGACAACAGGTCTAGCCTAACTAAATCGTTATTATTCAGCCATATAGCACTAGGAGCATGCATGTGGGAAGGTTAATTAGTAAGCTAGTAAGAGGGaattttgaatatattattttattggtcCTAGGATACGATTTTAAATTCTTGTTTCTTACatgcatatcatctaaataatcacaaaaaaaatatggtaaaaaataaacatggtaGATGATAGGTAATATATCACTATATaattcaaataattataaaaatattgcaaaACAATACGATGATAGGTAATATATCACTATAAACAtgaaagtttaattttttttaagaagttgcaaatatatatagtggttaaattttatagaacaTAGGTGTACCACTGAGggattaatttgttattggtTACAATTATAGTgcttaatttaaacttgtataatAATATATCTTGAAAGGAGATACGCCATATCTCGAAAGTTTGAAATACATTCGGGGGAACGGTTCGCGGTTGTTCTGGCTTCTGACTTGTTACTTCTGACCGTGTGTGATCTTGGAGACCCAGGTGCCgctaaaaaatcatttgaccTCGGCTGGACGGACGAAAAGTGTGGCCAACAATCCAAGGGTCAGCGAATTAAGCAAAAGTCTTAATTTTCGcgtatccttttttttcccgtaCCTATGGGAATGGCCAGCCTTGTGTAGAACCGTCGCGGAAATAGCAAGAGCATTTTGTGCCGAAGGCAGAATAAACAAACACGCGAACAAACCACGCCACAAGCCGTCAATACGattatatatactcctatataATAGCGAGAGGGTGGTGGCGAGCACTGAGAAGCAGACACCGCCGGTCGTGAGCAAAGCATCCTTCTGCTGCACCCTGCTGCTGCAGCCGGCGCCGCAAGCAGTAGCTAGGCTGCCCGTTCTGTGAGGCGCGCGCGACAAGCTAAGCGGGGTCGATGGGGATGGtggtcgccgctgccggtgaCGAGAGTGGGAGTGggccgccgcagcagctgctgctgctgtgggCGGTCGCGGTGGGCGCGGTGGTGGCGTGGTGCGCCGTGCGGGCGCTGGAGTGGGCGTGGTGGAGGCCGCGGCGCCTGGAGCGGGCGCTGCGGGCGCAGGGCCTCCGCGGGACGCCGTACCGCTCcccggccggcgacgcgccGCTCAACGTGCAGCTCAACGGCgaggcgagagcgcggaccaTGCCGCTGGGCTGCCACGACGTCGTGCCGCGCGCGATGCCGCTGTTCCACCAGGCCATGAAGGAGCACGGTAAGACGCATCCTCGCGTGCTCGATCTCTTTTCTAACTTTCTCTCGACGGGGTGGGATCATGGCCATAAAAGTTTGAGCTTTCAATCAGAGCGGGGGTGTGGGGGTGGCCGAACTCCTCGTCTCTGTAAATGGACTGACCTCTCTGTTTTCCTGCTAGCAATGATCTGGTAGCTAGTGCTCCTGCTTTTCGTTTATATAACAGAAAAAGGCGTACGTGCTTCACTGGCAAATAGTTTCAGGCTCCACCTAAAAGCCAAATTTTAGTACTGTTGAGAAAATTAATCATTGCTTTCATGCAATATAACAGATCTACTCAGTCTGTTCATATTTTAAGACGTTCTTATCTATATCTAGatctatatattaatcctgtatattgttacatatatatctaaattcattattaTCTATATCTAGATCTATATATTGATCCATGTATATTGttacatatatatctagattcattagtatttatatgaatgtagacaatgctagaaagttttatattttaaaatggatgaaGTAGCATGTAAATAAGGCAAGTGAAGTAATAAGTACAATAATGGAACGTATTGTGATAATACAATATgccaattaaattttataccttcaatgaaaattttcaaatcacATTCGGATCATATTCAATCAAGATCTCAAAGCTTAAACAGATAATtccaaattacatatttatagacaCTAAAGacactgtatttttttaactaaagcAACAGAAGAAATTTCTGAATTTCCAGGgtgtttgaattttatttaagaGTGGtttcaaatattacaaatttgTGAATTTAATTGTTGTGCATGTCTCCATAAGAAATAGACAGTACACTAAATTTATTGGTCCTTAATTTAGCATGCATGGGTATGTTTTGGATGGCCAAATTAATGAGtgtttatcttttcattttctattGGGATATACTAATTGATAGcagtaaacatatttttattataaaaatctatGAAAATAAGATTTATGGTAAAGTGGCTCCTATATAAAACAGTGTATGTTAGCAGGAAATTTCCGTATGGCAtctaaggattttttttttcccctattGCCTATATATACTACTCTCAAATCTACCCCTTACGACATTTCCAATACGGAGAAGTCCAACGACATGGTAGAGGCACGCACGTAGAGAacattcccccccccccccccccccccacacacacacacaatatatatatatatatatatatatatatatatgatgatgatgatgatgatgatgacagGTTAACTGTAATTGGTTTGTGAAGGACAAGGGTTGCTAATGGATTTAATCTTGTGGCATCCTTGGAGTTCATACATTACAGTTACATGAGATGCCCATTCCATTTGGAATGCGATATTTCACATAACTTTCCGTCATCTACAATGCAGTATTATAAACAGGGTCTTCAAGTAAATAATAGAGGAGTGATATGGTTCCACTTTTTTCTTCACATTTTTAATATTCActatcattttgttttgcgAAAACTATCtgttttcctcttcttttaagGAAGAACGATGTTGACTGTATCATATATAATCAAGAAATTATAACGTTGATACCTGTTATTTATTGTATAATATTTCTGAAAGCGATGAAAAAGGAATAtacaaaatatgatatttgatTCGGTCATACCTCGAGGAATAAACGTATAGAAGGGATCCATACGATTACAAATTCAGAGCTGTCCGCCTTTCCTGGTTGAAACTGAGAACTCACCGTGACTgggaacatatatatttttgcaggTAAAATGTCAATCACATGGTTCGGACCGGTGCCTAGGGTGACCATCACCAAGCCTGAGCTGGTGCGAGAAGTCCTGTCCAACAAGTTCGGGCACTTTGAGAAGCTCAAGTTCGGACGTTTCCAGAGGCTGCTGCACAATGGTTTGGGTAGTCACGAGGGCGAGAAATGGGCCAAGCACAGGAGGATCATCAACCCTGCCTTCCATCTGGAGAAGCTCAAGGTGAGATATCGTCTGACGACATGATGAACATGGCAGCAGTGATCGCGACTGTGTGGTAAGCCGTTGTTTGAgactgatcttttttttttttaattccaaTTCCAGCGCATGTTGCCAGCATTCGCTGCGTGTTGCACCGAGATGGTGGACAAGTGGGAAGGTTTAGCCAGAGGTGACGAGCCATACGAAGTTGATGTTTGGCCTGAGATGCAGAGCCTGACGGGGGATGTCATCTCGCGCGCCGCATTCGGCAGCAGCTACCTTGAAGGCAAGAGGATTTTCCAGCTTCAGGGGGAGCAGATTGAGCTCGTAGTCATGACCATGAATAAGATACATATCCCTGGTTACATGTGAGTTCTTTTCTCGCTTTCACTGCCTCCCATTTCGGTCATTTACTCCCAAATTCCTATGCCTTCCTCCTGCATGTTAGTGACcaaaggacaaaaaaaaatctaacataTTTTACGATGCAGACATCTGCCAACCAAATCCAACCGAAGGATGAAGCAGATCGCTGCAGAGATAGAAGGGATGTTGAAATGCATCATCGCGAAAAGACTGAAAGCCTTGAAGGCCGGGGAAGCGAGCAGCGACGATCTCCTCGGCCTCCTGCTGGAGTCCAACCTGGACCACAGCAAGGGCAACGGCAACGCGAACTCCGGCATAACCATCGACGACGTGATCGGGGAGTGCAAGCTGTTCTACTTCGCCGGCATGGAGACCACGTCGGTGCTCCTCACGTGGACGATGATCGTGCTCTCCATGCACCCGGAGTGGCAGGACCGCGCCCGGGAGGAGGTCCTGCAAGTCTTCGGCAGCCGCGCCCCGGATTACGACGGCTTAAGCCGCCTAAGAACCGTAAGCACCTGACAATCGAACGATGATTTAACGAAAGATTAATCACGCATGACTGCATGAGTCCTAACTGcaatttggtttggtttgtttttgcAGGTGACGATGGTGCTGTACGAGGTGCTGAGGCTGTACACGCCGCTGACGTCGTTGCAGCGGAAGACGTACAAGCCGAtggagctcggcggcgtgAGGTTCCCGGCGGGCGTGATGCTGCAGCTGCCGCTGCTGTGCGTCCACCACGACAAGGACGTGTGGGggcccgacgccgacgagttCAGGCCGGAGAGGTTCGCGCAGGGGATCTCCAGGGCGTCCAGGGAGTCGCCGGCGTTCTTCCCGTTCGGCTGGGGCCCCAGGATCTGCATCGGCC
This is a stretch of genomic DNA from Oryza brachyantha chromosome 1, ObraRS2, whole genome shotgun sequence. It encodes these proteins:
- the LOC102719727 gene encoding cytochrome P450 72A11-like, encoding MGMVVAAAGDESGSGPPQQLLLLWAVAVGAVVAWCAVRALEWAWWRPRRLERALRAQGLRGTPYRSPAGDAPLNVQLNGEARARTMPLGCHDVVPRAMPLFHQAMKEHGKMSITWFGPVPRVTITKPELVREVLSNKFGHFEKLKFGRFQRLLHNGLGSHEGEKWAKHRRIINPAFHLEKLKRMLPAFAACCTEMVDKWEGLARGDEPYEVDVWPEMQSLTGDVISRAAFGSSYLEGKRIFQLQGEQIELVVMTMNKIHIPGYIHLPTKSNRRMKQIAAEIEGMLKCIIAKRLKALKAGEASSDDLLGLLLESNLDHSKGNGNANSGITIDDVIGECKLFYFAGMETTSVLLTWTMIVLSMHPEWQDRAREEVLQVFGSRAPDYDGLSRLRTVTMVLYEVLRLYTPLTSLQRKTYKPMELGGVRFPAGVMLQLPLLCVHHDKDVWGPDADEFRPERFAQGISRASRESPAFFPFGWGPRICIGQSFALLEAKMGLSVILQRFSFDLSPSYTHAPFTVGLLQPEHGAQVRLTRLH